One stretch of Aeromicrobium fastidiosum DNA includes these proteins:
- a CDS encoding amino acid ABC transporter ATP-binding protein: MTTEQRRDTPDPSNPVVRIEGVHKSFGRTKVLHGVSLDVASGEVSCLIGPSGSGKSTMLRCINHLEKVDAGRIWVNGEMVGYADHGTYLQELHDREVQRRRARIGMVFQRFNLFPHMTALQNITAAPIGVAGEPRKEAEENARSLLDRVGLAHKAAAYPRHLSGGQQQRVAIARALAMRPQVMLFDEPTSALDPELVGEVLEVMRDLAANGMTMIVVTHEIAFAREVADTVAFMDDGHIVEHGSARALIETPQHERTRSFLARVT, translated from the coding sequence ATGACGACCGAACAGCGTCGCGACACCCCGGACCCGTCGAACCCCGTCGTCCGCATCGAGGGGGTCCACAAGAGCTTCGGCCGCACTAAAGTGCTGCACGGTGTGAGCCTCGACGTGGCTTCCGGAGAGGTCAGCTGCCTGATCGGACCGTCCGGTTCGGGCAAGTCGACCATGCTCCGGTGCATCAACCACCTGGAGAAGGTCGACGCAGGACGCATCTGGGTCAATGGCGAGATGGTGGGATACGCCGATCACGGAACCTACCTGCAGGAGCTGCACGACCGTGAGGTGCAGAGGCGCCGGGCAAGGATCGGGATGGTATTCCAACGCTTCAACCTGTTCCCGCACATGACTGCTCTGCAGAACATCACCGCCGCACCGATCGGGGTGGCCGGCGAGCCGCGCAAGGAGGCCGAGGAGAACGCCCGGTCGCTGCTCGATCGGGTCGGGCTGGCGCACAAGGCCGCCGCCTATCCTCGGCACCTGTCTGGCGGTCAGCAGCAGCGGGTGGCCATCGCGCGGGCACTGGCCATGCGGCCGCAGGTGATGCTGTTCGACGAGCCGACCAGTGCGCTGGATCCTGAGCTGGTCGGCGAGGTGCTCGAGGTCATGCGCGACCTCGCCGCCAACGGGATGACCATGATCGTGGTCACCCATGAGATCGCCTTCGCCCGCGAGGTGGCAGACACCGTGGCATTCATGGACGACGGCCACATCGTGGAGCACGGGTCGGCCAGAGCCCTGATCGAGACCCCTCAGCACGAGCGGACCCGCAGCTTCCTGGCGCGCGTCACGTGA
- a CDS encoding PucR family transcriptional regulator, with translation MSSRDDLSVDELIGRCGLADLTVACGDVTRVVRSAMCTIHDPLVPMDAGGAGVLLAVGVAAADLPELVRSAEAAGFDAVVARGAAETAEQLPETGLGVLDLGATLTWSQVERLVSGILTMESNRHGGDLFDTANTTASLLGGAVTIENLDQTVLAYSTVDGQVIDEDRRRSILGRHVPTLPENDEQYAAVFASSGVVRITGVGHALDRLAIAVRLGTDVLGSMWVVDEGGLLPRDADYLLERAADLVAVQIVQNRSVSTFEREQRASLVQAVLEGRRTARPAVSRLGMPARGPFVVAALAVDFVASAGGGADVETHPRWNRLVTMVNVFVSAWQPTAGVCVLGGTIYILVPGVVATDVERVAANAAILVERAAATGIVVRAGVGSVVMSVDEISSSRREAELLATILGTEDDPSVLTALSCQSRVALWSLAQVLAEQPVVASEPISRLEAHDEQRGTDFVHTVATWFRHRMDTKRTAEALSVHPNTLRYRLGRARDISGLRDEADDLLLAWLTLRSRYDPAGSPRT, from the coding sequence ATGTCTAGTCGCGATGACCTGTCGGTGGACGAGCTGATCGGCCGATGTGGGCTGGCTGATCTGACCGTGGCGTGCGGTGACGTCACTCGAGTCGTGCGATCCGCGATGTGCACGATCCACGACCCGCTCGTGCCCATGGACGCGGGAGGCGCAGGAGTTCTTCTGGCAGTCGGTGTCGCTGCCGCCGATCTGCCGGAGCTGGTCAGGTCGGCGGAAGCGGCAGGCTTCGACGCCGTCGTGGCCCGCGGTGCCGCTGAGACGGCCGAGCAGCTGCCCGAGACGGGGCTGGGCGTCCTCGACCTGGGTGCCACCCTCACCTGGTCGCAGGTCGAACGTCTGGTGTCGGGCATCTTGACGATGGAGTCGAACCGGCACGGCGGCGACCTGTTCGACACCGCCAACACCACGGCCTCACTGCTCGGTGGTGCCGTCACGATCGAGAACCTCGACCAGACCGTCTTGGCCTACTCGACCGTCGACGGCCAGGTGATCGACGAGGACCGCCGTCGGTCTATCCTCGGACGCCACGTTCCCACCCTTCCGGAGAACGACGAGCAGTACGCCGCGGTGTTCGCATCGTCCGGGGTCGTGCGGATCACCGGCGTGGGACATGCACTGGACCGTCTGGCCATCGCGGTTCGCCTGGGCACCGATGTGCTGGGTTCGATGTGGGTCGTCGACGAGGGAGGCCTGCTACCTCGCGACGCGGACTACCTGCTGGAGCGCGCAGCCGACCTGGTCGCGGTGCAGATCGTTCAGAACCGCAGCGTGTCGACCTTCGAGCGGGAGCAACGCGCGAGCCTGGTGCAGGCTGTTCTGGAGGGGCGGCGGACCGCGCGACCTGCCGTGTCCCGCCTGGGCATGCCAGCTCGAGGCCCGTTCGTCGTGGCGGCGCTCGCGGTCGACTTCGTGGCATCTGCCGGAGGTGGCGCTGACGTCGAGACCCATCCGCGGTGGAACCGTCTGGTGACGATGGTCAACGTCTTCGTCTCGGCCTGGCAACCGACCGCGGGGGTGTGCGTGCTCGGCGGCACGATCTACATCCTCGTTCCTGGTGTCGTGGCCACGGATGTCGAGCGTGTGGCAGCCAATGCCGCGATCCTGGTGGAGAGGGCGGCAGCGACGGGCATCGTCGTGCGGGCCGGCGTCGGATCGGTCGTGATGTCGGTCGACGAGATCAGCTCCTCGCGCCGAGAGGCCGAACTACTGGCCACTATCCTCGGTACCGAGGACGATCCGTCCGTCCTGACAGCGCTGTCATGCCAGAGCCGTGTCGCCCTGTGGTCGCTCGCCCAGGTGCTGGCGGAGCAGCCTGTCGTCGCCTCTGAGCCGATCAGCAGGCTCGAGGCGCACGACGAGCAGCGGGGCACTGATTTCGTGCACACCGTCGCGACCTGGTTCCGCCACCGCATGGACACCAAGCGCACCGCCGAGGCGTTGTCGGTGCATCCCAACACACTGCGCTATCGGCTGGGCCGAGCCCGCGACATCAGCGGGCTGCGCGACGAGGCAGACGATCTGCTGCTGGCGTGGTTGACGCTGCGGTCGCGCTACGACCCGGCCGGATCGCCGCGGACATGA
- the menC gene encoding o-succinylbenzoate synthase, whose translation MRIRSVRMYRLRLPLVRPFRTSFGTSTAREALVLRIETDDAIGWAECAADPEPLYSEEFLDSASIVITDHLLPRLLAAGDTLTAADVARTLAPVSGHPMAKHVLETAVLDAELRAAGVSFAHRLGAVRPHVRAGVSVGIAESIPVLLDEVGAAVEQGYPRIKLKIEPGWDVEPVRAVREAFGDIDLQVDANAAYDGRDIEHLARLDAFDLVLIEQPFAENDLLTHAAATRRWATPVCLDESIRDVTTARTALHLGACSIINIKPARVGGYLHAVAVHDLAVAQGVPVWCGGMLETGIGRAGNVALAALAGFTLPGDVSASQRYYAEDITEPFVLRDGGLDVPSGPGLGVEVDPSVVAHWSVETRELIGSRR comes from the coding sequence ATGAGGATTCGTTCCGTGCGGATGTATCGCCTCCGCCTTCCGCTGGTTCGGCCGTTCCGGACCTCGTTCGGCACCTCCACCGCGCGCGAGGCACTCGTGCTGAGGATCGAGACGGACGACGCGATCGGGTGGGCCGAGTGCGCCGCCGATCCCGAGCCGCTGTACAGCGAGGAGTTTCTGGACAGCGCGTCGATCGTGATCACGGACCACCTCCTCCCACGACTGCTGGCTGCCGGCGACACGCTGACGGCAGCCGACGTCGCCCGCACGCTCGCCCCGGTGAGCGGACACCCGATGGCCAAGCACGTGCTCGAGACGGCGGTGCTCGATGCCGAGCTGAGGGCGGCCGGAGTCAGCTTCGCTCACCGTCTGGGTGCCGTCCGACCCCACGTGCGGGCCGGCGTCTCGGTCGGGATCGCCGAGTCGATCCCGGTGCTGCTCGACGAAGTCGGCGCTGCAGTCGAACAGGGCTATCCACGCATCAAGCTGAAGATCGAACCGGGCTGGGACGTCGAACCGGTGAGAGCCGTTCGCGAAGCCTTCGGCGACATCGACCTCCAGGTGGATGCCAACGCTGCCTACGACGGCCGCGACATCGAGCACCTGGCCCGTCTCGATGCCTTCGATCTGGTGCTGATCGAGCAGCCTTTCGCCGAGAACGATCTGCTGACCCACGCGGCAGCCACACGCCGCTGGGCCACCCCGGTGTGCCTCGACGAGTCGATCCGCGACGTCACGACAGCTCGCACAGCACTGCACCTGGGTGCCTGCAGCATCATCAACATCAAGCCGGCCCGCGTGGGCGGCTATCTCCACGCCGTAGCCGTGCACGATCTGGCTGTGGCTCAGGGCGTCCCGGTCTGGTGCGGCGGCATGCTCGAGACCGGCATCGGCCGGGCCGGCAACGTCGCGCTCGCCGCACTGGCCGGTTTCACCCTGCCCGGTGACGTCTCCGCGAGCCAGCGGTACTACGCCGAGGACATCACCGAGCCGTTCGTCCTGCGCGATGGCGGACTGGACGTGCCCTCCGGCCCAGGCTTGGGCGTCGAGGTCGACCCCTCGGTCGTCGCACACTGGTCAGTCGAGACGCGCGAGCTGATCGGATCGAGACGATGA
- a CDS encoding amino acid ABC transporter permease → MPAPLPERTRHADPVPVRPLRRPGRWIAVAVVIVLAVSVAHSVATNHRFEWDVVWEYFTSRQLIDGMLTTLKLTVLSMAIGVTLGVILAVMRQSDVWIIRTVASVYIWFFRGTPVLVQIIFWFNLAAVYPTIQLGLPGLDPWISMDSNQAITPIAAALLALGLNEAAYMSEIVRAGLVSVDDGQMEAATSLGMSRSRAMRKIVLPQAMRVIIPPTGNETIGMLKVTALVSVVAVADLLYAAQVVYSTTFQTVPLLIAASLWYIVMTSVLSVGQVQLERHFSRGSTSTQHESFAQRFRAAASRFHASDRRTS, encoded by the coding sequence ATGCCGGCACCGCTTCCTGAGCGGACCCGTCACGCCGATCCCGTCCCGGTGCGCCCCCTGCGGCGCCCGGGGCGTTGGATCGCGGTGGCGGTCGTGATCGTGCTGGCTGTCTCCGTCGCGCACTCGGTTGCAACGAACCACCGGTTCGAATGGGACGTCGTCTGGGAGTACTTCACCTCTCGGCAGCTGATCGACGGGATGCTCACGACACTGAAGCTGACCGTGCTGTCGATGGCGATCGGCGTGACGCTCGGGGTCATCCTGGCCGTCATGCGCCAGTCGGACGTCTGGATCATCCGTACCGTCGCCAGCGTCTACATCTGGTTCTTTCGTGGCACACCGGTCCTGGTGCAGATCATCTTCTGGTTCAACCTGGCCGCTGTCTATCCGACCATCCAGCTCGGTCTGCCAGGACTCGATCCGTGGATCAGCATGGACTCCAACCAGGCCATCACCCCCATCGCTGCCGCACTGCTCGCCTTGGGCCTGAATGAGGCTGCCTACATGTCGGAGATCGTCCGCGCCGGGCTGGTGTCGGTCGATGACGGACAGATGGAGGCGGCCACGTCGCTGGGCATGTCACGTTCTCGTGCGATGCGCAAGATCGTCCTCCCTCAGGCCATGCGTGTCATCATCCCGCCGACCGGCAACGAGACGATCGGCATGCTCAAGGTGACCGCGCTCGTCTCCGTGGTGGCCGTCGCAGACCTTCTGTATGCCGCCCAGGTCGTGTACTCGACGACCTTCCAGACCGTTCCGCTGCTGATCGCCGCAAGCCTCTGGTACATCGTGATGACCTCGGTGCTGTCCGTGGGCCAGGTCCAGCTCGAGCGGCACTTCTCGCGCGGCTCGACCTCGACGCAGCACGAGTCCTTCGCCCAGCGGTTCCGTGCTGCTGCATCCCGGTTCCACGCCTCCGACAGGAGAACCTCATGA
- a CDS encoding LysR family transcriptional regulator yields MINPIHLRTLTTVVERGSFAAAGRDLGYTSSAVSQQVAHLERITGLTLFERDSRRARPTEAAVSLVRHSAEALLALDTLEAQLPRLRTGHTSTLRLGTFPTASAAVMPLALAHLAASHPDARVELDEDEPVALVSRLMTSQLDLALIYEYDLVPQRWPPGMDCIPVLVEDMVMARSPGQVTHALSGMSDARWISTLDGSAGDLFLHRQCALAGFEPQVPWRSNDYDVVRGLVAAGLGTALVPALATIGWNDAADLDQPEDVRGHRRVWIVRRRAACHPLAATVIDSLHSAARALTRRHRRVHRPR; encoded by the coding sequence ATGATCAATCCGATCCACCTGCGCACTCTCACCACGGTCGTCGAACGGGGATCCTTCGCAGCGGCTGGCCGCGATCTGGGATACACCAGCTCTGCGGTGTCCCAACAGGTGGCGCACCTGGAGCGCATCACCGGCCTGACCCTGTTCGAGCGCGACTCTCGCCGCGCCCGTCCGACCGAGGCCGCGGTCTCGCTGGTCCGGCACAGCGCCGAGGCGCTTCTGGCCCTCGACACCTTGGAGGCCCAGCTGCCGCGGCTACGCACCGGGCACACATCGACCCTGCGACTCGGCACCTTCCCCACCGCCAGCGCCGCGGTGATGCCTCTTGCGCTTGCCCACCTGGCCGCATCGCATCCCGACGCCAGGGTCGAGCTGGACGAGGACGAACCGGTCGCTCTGGTCTCGCGTCTGATGACGTCGCAGCTCGACCTCGCCCTGATCTACGAGTACGACCTCGTCCCGCAGCGCTGGCCTCCAGGGATGGACTGCATCCCTGTGCTGGTCGAGGACATGGTGATGGCGCGGTCGCCGGGCCAGGTGACTCACGCACTCAGCGGGATGTCCGATGCCCGGTGGATCAGCACGCTCGACGGGTCGGCTGGAGACCTTTTTCTTCACCGCCAGTGCGCGCTGGCGGGGTTCGAGCCACAGGTGCCTTGGCGGAGCAATGACTACGACGTGGTGCGGGGCCTGGTCGCCGCTGGCCTCGGGACAGCCCTGGTACCAGCCCTGGCCACGATCGGATGGAACGACGCCGCCGATCTGGACCAGCCTGAGGATGTGCGGGGACACCGCCGCGTGTGGATCGTGCGGCGACGCGCCGCGTGCCATCCGCTCGCCGCGACCGTCATCGACTCGTTGCACTCCGCGGCTCGTGCCCTGACGCGTCGTCATCGTCGCGTGCATCGGCCGCGCTGA
- a CDS encoding MFS transporter, whose translation MSRLTGGRAFTVIVLAFLVTMIGTTLPTPMYGLYQQRLGFSLTTITIVFATYAFGVLAALLLFGRWSDALGRRPLLVAGLTTSLASDLVFLVADATWVLLVARAVSGVSAGIYVGTATAAVIESAPERWRSRAPLVATAANIGGLGLGPVIAAVLVEAFPWPVHLTFVVHAVAAALVLLLLTQVAETVDVVPGARPSLQRPRVPAAARTTFIGAGIAGFAGFAVCGLFTAVSPRFVGEAVDQPHAVVSVSVVFALFAASVIAQVVLHRISSDIGATLGCALLAVGMLLFTVSLATQSLWLMLVAAVVAGAGQGISFSKGLAAVLVRVQPHERAGTTSAFFVVAYVAISVPVIGSGIASDRWGLDPTGIAFSIGAAVLAVLALVTLLVDQRRTA comes from the coding sequence ATGTCCCGCCTGACCGGAGGCCGCGCGTTCACGGTGATCGTGCTCGCCTTCCTCGTGACGATGATCGGCACGACGCTCCCCACCCCGATGTACGGCCTCTACCAGCAGCGACTGGGCTTCTCGCTCACCACGATCACGATCGTGTTCGCGACCTATGCGTTCGGCGTCCTCGCAGCCTTGCTGCTGTTCGGTCGCTGGTCGGACGCCCTCGGGCGCAGGCCGCTGCTCGTCGCAGGTCTCACGACGTCGCTCGCGAGCGATCTGGTCTTCCTCGTCGCCGATGCCACGTGGGTGCTGTTGGTCGCCCGAGCCGTGTCCGGCGTCTCGGCCGGCATCTACGTGGGCACCGCGACCGCAGCGGTCATCGAGTCGGCACCAGAGCGGTGGCGATCGCGGGCCCCGCTCGTCGCGACCGCCGCCAACATCGGCGGGCTCGGGCTCGGCCCGGTCATCGCGGCCGTTCTGGTCGAGGCGTTCCCGTGGCCCGTGCACCTGACGTTCGTCGTGCACGCCGTGGCCGCGGCCCTCGTGCTGCTGCTCCTGACGCAGGTGGCCGAGACGGTCGACGTCGTGCCCGGCGCGCGCCCCAGCCTGCAACGCCCGCGGGTGCCGGCAGCGGCTAGGACGACGTTCATCGGTGCCGGTATCGCGGGGTTCGCCGGATTCGCGGTGTGTGGTCTGTTCACGGCCGTGTCGCCGCGGTTCGTCGGCGAGGCCGTCGACCAACCGCACGCGGTGGTGTCGGTGTCGGTGGTCTTCGCCCTGTTCGCCGCGTCCGTCATCGCCCAGGTCGTGCTGCACCGGATCTCGAGCGACATCGGCGCGACCCTCGGCTGCGCGCTGCTGGCGGTCGGCATGCTGTTGTTCACGGTGTCCCTGGCCACCCAGAGCCTGTGGCTGATGCTCGTCGCGGCCGTCGTCGCGGGTGCCGGGCAGGGCATCTCGTTCAGCAAGGGACTCGCCGCCGTGCTGGTGCGCGTGCAGCCGCACGAGCGCGCCGGGACGACGTCGGCGTTCTTCGTGGTCGCCTACGTGGCGATCTCGGTGCCCGTCATCGGCAGCGGCATCGCGTCCGACCGGTGGGGCCTCGACCCGACCGGCATCGCGTTCTCGATCGGTGCCGCAGTGCTCGCGGTGCTGGCGCTGGTCACCCTGCTGGTCGACCAACGCCGGACCGCCTGA
- a CDS encoding M20/M25/M40 family metallo-hydrolase, whose product MTALGDTSGVAQHLSALITCRTISEPDHHDPQEFARLRGLLRDMYPATHRATERIELPGGSLLHIWRGRRAERPLLLMAHHDVVPAEASRWAHDPFGGDISESSVHGRGALDDKGALVCLLEAVEALAVQDFVPDHDIYVFSGADEETDGNGARLAAKVLHDCGVRPWLVSDEGGAVVPPGLIPGQDAPIAMVALAEKGTVDVDVVARSEGGHSSVPLRGGATERLAEAVLRISRHEPQTRVSAPVRAMLAAVAEHFPPTFAGLATAPEATISSALSDGGPELAALIRSTMVVTRMTGSPADNVLATRASANVNARLAPGDDKVQLESRLSTLLDGLDISIDDVRGDDPSPTAAGTGAQWDLLTAAITHLDPDVRVVPYLQSGATDSRHFTSISDAVHRFSPLTMDSSQRAAIHSHDEHVTVESLARGASFYHALMTLPH is encoded by the coding sequence ATGACTGCGCTGGGCGACACTTCTGGAGTCGCCCAGCACCTGTCCGCGCTGATCACGTGTCGCACGATCTCAGAACCGGACCACCACGACCCGCAGGAGTTCGCCCGGCTTCGCGGACTGCTGCGCGACATGTATCCGGCCACGCATCGCGCCACCGAGCGGATCGAGCTGCCCGGCGGTTCCCTGTTGCACATCTGGCGTGGCAGGCGAGCTGAACGCCCCCTGCTCCTGATGGCACATCACGACGTGGTGCCGGCCGAGGCTTCCCGATGGGCCCACGATCCCTTTGGCGGCGACATCAGCGAGTCATCCGTGCACGGGCGTGGAGCCCTCGACGACAAGGGGGCGCTGGTCTGCCTCCTCGAGGCGGTCGAGGCCCTGGCCGTCCAGGACTTCGTGCCCGATCACGACATCTACGTGTTCTCAGGAGCTGACGAGGAGACGGACGGCAACGGGGCGAGACTCGCTGCGAAGGTGCTGCACGACTGCGGAGTGCGCCCGTGGCTCGTCAGCGACGAGGGCGGAGCAGTCGTCCCGCCGGGTCTCATCCCCGGACAGGACGCCCCGATCGCCATGGTTGCGCTCGCGGAGAAGGGAACCGTCGATGTCGATGTCGTCGCCCGGTCCGAAGGCGGTCACTCGTCCGTGCCCCTGCGGGGTGGGGCGACCGAGAGACTCGCCGAGGCCGTGCTCCGGATCAGTCGTCACGAGCCACAGACGCGGGTGTCAGCCCCCGTCCGAGCCATGCTGGCTGCTGTTGCCGAGCACTTTCCTCCCACCTTCGCGGGGCTGGCCACGGCGCCCGAGGCCACCATCTCATCAGCCTTGTCCGACGGCGGCCCGGAACTGGCGGCGCTGATCCGATCCACCATGGTCGTGACCCGCATGACAGGCAGCCCCGCTGACAACGTGCTGGCCACCCGCGCATCGGCCAACGTCAACGCACGGCTGGCTCCCGGGGACGACAAGGTCCAGCTGGAGTCGCGGCTGTCCACCTTGCTCGATGGGCTGGACATCAGCATCGACGACGTCCGCGGGGACGATCCGTCGCCCACCGCCGCCGGCACGGGCGCGCAGTGGGACCTGCTCACCGCGGCCATCACACACCTCGACCCGGACGTACGCGTGGTGCCGTACCTGCAGTCGGGAGCCACTGACAGCAGGCACTTCACCAGCATCAGCGATGCGGTCCACCGTTTCTCGCCGTTGACGATGGACAGCTCCCAGCGAGCAGCCATCCACTCTCACGACGAGCACGTCACCGTCGAGTCGTTGGCACGAGGCGCGTCGTTCTATCACGCACTGATGACGCTGCCGCACTGA
- a CDS encoding N-acyl-D-amino-acid deacylase family protein — MSERTTVTGGWLIDGTGSPARRADLLIEDDRISAVTQPGDLASTDARTIDVGGLTITPGIIDVHSHADIAFALAGDDVSKILQGVTTEVVGNCGTSLAPLGVAHREVATRIAGPDADLSWTGFGDYLDAVDGGTQVTNSCHLVGHSSLREAVLGHDDRAPDPDELSTMVRLLHDALEAGAFGLSTGLIYPPGAFAEANEVATLVSSLSAHHVYATHMRNESDHLIAALDEAIGSLRDASCRLQVSHLKATGRRNHGTMGIALERLDRARRRGLDVHHDVYPYTAASTGLTACLPPWSLVGGTAEMLSRLTSASVRDRIRHDVLSPSPHDWDNPVAAAGWEGLVIAGTGSGSHEGVSLAALADEWDCDPFGAMVDLLVRELGQVTMVEHSMDQADVDLAVTDRHAIIASDGLPPGSGGSSHPRGHGTFPRALGHLSRDRGLLDLPTAVHKMTGLPAEVFGIADRGVVRTGSIADLVCFDPLAIADHATYEHPHREPTGIRWVMQAGQLTVHHGAWLGRRLGRRLTRSP; from the coding sequence ATGAGCGAACGCACCACCGTGACGGGTGGCTGGCTGATCGACGGCACCGGCTCGCCGGCACGTCGCGCCGACCTGCTCATCGAGGACGACCGCATCAGCGCCGTCACCCAGCCGGGCGATCTCGCATCGACCGATGCCCGGACGATCGATGTCGGCGGTCTGACGATCACCCCAGGGATCATCGACGTCCACTCGCACGCCGACATCGCCTTCGCCCTGGCCGGTGACGACGTCTCGAAGATCCTCCAGGGCGTGACCACCGAGGTGGTGGGCAACTGCGGCACCTCGCTGGCACCCTTGGGCGTCGCGCACCGAGAGGTCGCCACCCGGATCGCCGGGCCGGACGCCGACCTCTCGTGGACGGGCTTCGGGGACTACCTGGACGCCGTCGACGGTGGAACCCAGGTGACGAACTCCTGCCACCTGGTCGGACACAGCAGTCTGCGTGAGGCCGTTCTCGGACACGATGATCGTGCGCCCGATCCGGACGAGCTGTCGACGATGGTGCGGTTGCTTCACGACGCCCTCGAGGCTGGTGCCTTCGGCCTGTCGACGGGTCTGATCTACCCGCCAGGTGCCTTCGCCGAAGCGAACGAGGTGGCGACGCTGGTCAGCTCTCTGTCCGCCCACCACGTCTACGCGACGCACATGCGCAATGAATCCGACCATCTGATCGCCGCCCTCGACGAGGCCATCGGGTCCCTCCGCGACGCCAGCTGCCGCTTGCAGGTCTCCCACCTGAAGGCGACCGGTCGACGGAACCACGGAACCATGGGCATCGCCCTCGAGAGGCTCGACCGAGCTCGCCGCCGGGGCCTGGACGTCCACCACGACGTCTATCCCTACACGGCCGCGTCCACCGGACTCACGGCCTGCCTGCCCCCGTGGTCGCTCGTGGGCGGCACCGCCGAGATGCTGAGCCGACTCACGAGCGCCTCCGTGCGGGACCGCATACGGCACGACGTGCTCTCACCCTCGCCACACGACTGGGACAACCCTGTGGCCGCGGCCGGCTGGGAAGGCCTCGTGATCGCCGGGACGGGCTCAGGCAGTCACGAGGGCGTGTCGTTGGCTGCCCTGGCCGACGAGTGGGACTGCGACCCGTTCGGTGCGATGGTCGACCTGCTGGTTCGCGAGCTGGGTCAGGTCACCATGGTCGAGCACTCCATGGATCAGGCCGACGTCGATCTCGCCGTGACGGACCGTCACGCGATCATCGCCTCCGACGGGTTGCCGCCGGGATCCGGGGGCTCCAGCCACCCGCGCGGCCACGGAACATTTCCTCGAGCGCTCGGCCACCTGAGTCGCGACCGCGGCCTGCTCGACCTGCCGACGGCTGTGCACAAGATGACCGGGCTGCCCGCCGAGGTCTTCGGCATCGCCGACCGTGGCGTCGTGCGGACGGGTTCGATCGCGGACCTCGTCTGCTTCGATCCTCTCGCCATTGCCGACCATGCCACCTACGAGCACCCCCACCGCGAACCCACCGGCATCCGCTGGGTCATGCAGGCCGGCCAGCTCACCGTCCATCACGGGGCGTGGCTCGGGCGACGTCTCGGCCGCCGGCTCACTCGCTCTCCCTGA
- a CDS encoding ABC transporter substrate-binding protein, with protein sequence MKIPTRFAAAVAAVSMVAVTAACGSSTETAKPETSKADAKIRAMLPADVRDKGVLNVASDVPYPPFEFYDTDGKTVIGMDPDLGKAIGDVLGLTLTFNAVSFESMIPSLKSGKYDVLFTGMSDTPERQKEVTFVDYLQTGGSLMIKDGSTTRPGSLEELCGLTVGAQSATIIVDYLEGVIAPECAKDAQLKLSQFTGQDDLVQALRSGRVDVAVIPSPSAGYIVKTTKNEFELTFTLPFGILGIAVPKGSDKLAAAFEAALQKLIDDGTYTKTLTKYGLEKLALDKATTNAGTAS encoded by the coding sequence ATGAAGATTCCCACCCGGTTCGCCGCAGCAGTCGCTGCCGTGAGCATGGTCGCCGTCACGGCCGCCTGCGGCTCGTCCACCGAGACCGCGAAGCCCGAGACCAGCAAGGCAGACGCCAAGATCCGCGCCATGCTCCCTGCTGATGTCCGGGACAAGGGCGTGCTCAACGTCGCCTCGGACGTCCCCTACCCGCCGTTCGAGTTCTACGACACCGACGGCAAGACGGTGATCGGCATGGATCCCGATCTGGGCAAGGCCATCGGCGACGTGCTCGGCCTCACCCTGACGTTCAACGCCGTGTCGTTCGAGTCGATGATCCCGAGCCTGAAGTCGGGCAAGTACGACGTCCTGTTCACGGGTATGAGCGACACCCCCGAGCGCCAGAAGGAGGTCACCTTCGTGGACTACCTGCAGACCGGCGGCTCGCTGATGATCAAGGACGGCTCCACGACCCGGCCCGGATCGCTGGAAGAGCTGTGCGGCCTCACCGTCGGCGCTCAGTCCGCGACCATCATCGTGGACTACCTCGAGGGCGTCATCGCTCCCGAGTGCGCGAAGGATGCGCAGCTCAAGCTGTCGCAGTTCACGGGCCAGGACGATCTGGTGCAGGCACTGCGCAGCGGACGTGTCGACGTGGCAGTCATCCCCTCCCCCTCGGCCGGCTACATCGTCAAGACCACCAAGAACGAGTTCGAGCTGACGTTCACGCTCCCGTTCGGGATCCTGGGCATCGCCGTGCCGAAGGGCTCCGACAAGCTGGCCGCGGCCTTCGAGGCGGCCCTGCAGAAGCTGATCGACGACGGCACGTACACCAAGACGCTGACCAAGTACGGTCTCGAGAAGCTCGCGCTCGACAAGGCGACCACCAATGCCGGCACCGCTTCCTGA